The Methanophagales archaeon genome includes a region encoding these proteins:
- a CDS encoding carbohydrate kinase family protein has translation MALKEVIGIGALNYDVLYVVERIAGPGEEVGIIDINKAPGGSAANTIVALARLGVDTGFIGVLGNDNEGDIILNTFRKEGVDAVIKRINGCTGAAIGFIDSKGERTLYIYPGVNDELRINDIDMEFVANSKFVHMSSFVNRAQLEMLCEVATQLKESKSKLSFSPGMLCSKYELADLYTIIERSEVVFLSENELESLVSGDIYEHRASKLLDIGASIVCVTLGERGCYVVNTAAESYLVEAYPTADIVDTTGAGDAFAAGFLYGLLHSKSIYECARAGNLLASYCIRRYGSRDGLPYSLTL, from the coding sequence ATGGCGCTGAAAGAAGTGATTGGCATCGGTGCTTTAAATTACGATGTCCTGTATGTTGTGGAGCGGATAGCAGGACCAGGTGAAGAGGTCGGCATCATAGATATAAATAAGGCACCAGGTGGCTCAGCCGCAAACACAATCGTTGCTCTGGCGCGGCTTGGTGTTGATACTGGCTTTATTGGCGTGCTTGGGAATGATAATGAGGGCGATATAATTCTCAATACATTCAGGAAAGAGGGCGTTGATGCCGTGATAAAGAGGATTAATGGCTGTACAGGTGCTGCAATAGGGTTTATAGATTCTAAAGGAGAGAGAACTCTCTATATCTATCCCGGTGTGAATGATGAACTTCGTATCAATGATATAGATATGGAGTTTGTAGCGAATTCTAAATTTGTACACATGAGCTCTTTCGTGAATCGAGCACAACTGGAGATGCTATGCGAAGTGGCAACGCAACTGAAAGAATCGAAATCGAAACTCAGTTTCAGCCCCGGAATGCTATGCTCTAAGTATGAACTCGCCGATTTGTACACTATCATAGAACGAAGTGAAGTGGTCTTCCTCAGTGAGAATGAGTTAGAATCGCTGGTATCGGGCGACATTTATGAGCATCGTGCTTCTAAGCTACTTGATATCGGTGCATCCATTGTATGTGTCACACTCGGTGAGCGAGGTTGTTATGTAGTGAATACAGCGGCTGAATCGTATCTGGTGGAAGCATATCCGACAGCCGATATCGTGGACACAACAGGCGCGGGTGATGCATTTGCTGCCGGGTTCCTGTATGGACTTCTTCATAGCAAGAGCATATACGAGTGTGCCCGAGCCGGTAATCTACTGGCTTCTTACTGCATTCGCAGATACGGCAGTAGAGATGGATTGCCTTATTCACTCACGCTTTAG